A segment of the Ferviditalea candida genome:
GCTTTCGATGATGTTTGTCGTGTAAATCAGCTTACGTATTTCCGGAGAATACTTGAAGAACGTCGCCAGCTCATCCCAGTTGTTACGCCAGGAACGAATAATGAGCGGGTATTTACCGCCCCAATCGGCTTCAAACTGATCTAATTCTTGCAGGGCTGCTTTCTCTGAGGCCGCAGTGTAGATCGGCTTCAGCGCCGCAGTAATCTTCTTGAGATCCTTGTAGGACACGTATTTCACTGAGTTACGGATCTGGTGGATGATACACTTTTGGATCTCGGTTTTGGGGTAGCAGGCCGTGATGGCTTCCGAGAAGCCTTTCAGATTGTCAACGCTAATGATGAGGATATCCTGTACACCGCGGTTGCGTAATTCGTTTAGGACCAGCAGCCAAAACTTCGATGATTCGTTCTCACCGATCCAGATACCCAGCACGTCCTTATGTCCTTCTAAATCGATGCCAACGACCATGTAGGCAGCTTTATTTACGATGGCACCGTCCTGCTTGACTTTAAAGTGAATGGCGTCAAGGTACACCATGGCATACACGCTCTGCAGGGGGCGGTTCTGCCATTCCTTGATCAGCGGCATAATCTTGGCCGTTACATTGGAGATCAGGGTAGGCGATACCTCAATCCCATAGAGTTGTTGCAACTGGTCCTGGATATCTCGAGTGCTGACGCCCTTGGCATACAGAGCGATAATTTGATCTTCAATAGCCGGCATCTTCTTCTGATGCTTCTTTACAATGGCCGGTTCGAACTCGCCTTGGCGATCACGGGGAACTCCAATTTCTACATCACCGAATTCAGATGTAACGGTTTTCTGGCTGTGCCCATTCCGGCTGTTCGAGGTTTCCTTGTTCTTCACATCATGTTTTTCATAGCCCAGATGATGATCCATCTCGGCTTCAAGCATCTCTTGCAGCGTCTCGGCAAAGAGATCCTTCAACGTATTTTGGATGTCTGCCACGGAGGTTAAATTGTTCTCCTTGATAAACTGACGCAATTGTTCCCGTGGAATGAGTCTCGGTTTCTTTTCTTTCATGTCGCTCCCAACCTTTCTTTCTCCATTGTAATCTATGAAGGTTTAGGAGTTTACACAAAAGATTTTACAGTCCCCAATACCTCAAAGAACGGCTGAAACTAGACATCTCTCCTGAGAAATCAATGGTTATAAACCTTCGTAGGAAACCATCCAATTTCTTGGGATTTAGGATTAGAGCCGTTCCTAAAGGCAATAAGCATGTGGCTCATAGCTTCGTTTCGGACAAGAAAAAAGACCAGATCAAGAAGCGAATTAACAAATTGGTCACTGAAATTAAACTGTCACCTATTCCAAAAACAGTCTCACAGTGGAACAGTTTTGTCCTTGGCTTACACAATTATTTTAAATTCGCATCACATGTAA
Coding sequences within it:
- a CDS encoding IS256 family transposase, producing the protein MKEKKPRLIPREQLRQFIKENNLTSVADIQNTLKDLFAETLQEMLEAEMDHHLGYEKHDVKNKETSNSRNGHSQKTVTSEFGDVEIGVPRDRQGEFEPAIVKKHQKKMPAIEDQIIALYAKGVSTRDIQDQLQQLYGIEVSPTLISNVTAKIMPLIKEWQNRPLQSVYAMVYLDAIHFKVKQDGAIVNKAAYMVVGIDLEGHKDVLGIWIGENESSKFWLLVLNELRNRGVQDILIISVDNLKGFSEAITACYPKTEIQKCIIHQIRNSVKYVSYKDLKKITAALKPIYTAASEKAALQELDQFEADWGGKYPLIIRSWRNNWDELATFFKYSPEIRKLIYTTNIIESYHRQLRKVTKGKAIFPTDEALLKMLYLATMDVLRKWTGRIQNWAQILLQLTVHFPDRVEIR